A genomic region of uncultured Paludibaculum sp. contains the following coding sequences:
- a CDS encoding STAS domain-containing protein, whose translation MEILQTAVDREWKVRGAVEIADVEELHDALCGVVGGHPNSMVDLSEVESCDAASMQLLCSAVKTAERLGGRLTLKAPSDAVEACCAVLGLSFGVTKDLDQRAAVELLGAGSGGASAGGPTSGVEAGGGRVS comes from the coding sequence GTGGAGATCCTTCAAACTGCGGTGGACCGGGAATGGAAGGTCCGCGGGGCGGTTGAGATTGCGGACGTGGAAGAGTTGCACGATGCGCTCTGCGGGGTTGTCGGTGGACATCCGAACTCGATGGTGGACCTGTCCGAAGTCGAAAGCTGCGATGCGGCCTCGATGCAGTTGCTTTGTTCGGCAGTGAAGACTGCGGAACGATTGGGCGGAAGGCTCACACTGAAGGCACCTTCGGATGCGGTGGAGGCGTGTTGTGCGGTCTTGGGGCTTTCCTTCGGTGTGACCAAGGACTTGGACCAGAGGGCGGCCGTTGAGCTCTTGGGTGCCGGTTCGGGTGGCGCAAGCGCTGGAGGTCCGACGTCGGGCGTCGAAGCGGGAGGCGGTCGTGTCTCATAA
- a CDS encoding methyl-accepting chemotaxis protein → MKNWKIGTRIGAGFGVVIVIALVLGLFAYMQVDRINGASTEVTAKSLPGVYVIGQIQANTQAAYSLELQYIVSSDKDETARLDSEIQDLRKRITAMYTEYEHRVTEARDRELFDQLEAARAEYNGAADEIFKVARRGTPDAAKQALEMAGRQKPAFRRYLEASTNLVSFNKAQADSASQVVQSSVGSARMGIVVGLAVAILMAIFISVIVVRSLTKPLAIAAQLVHQVAEGDLTHKAEVDSKDELGQMLRALNGMVDGLNGAAMVATSISEGDLTVQANSRSERDRLGQALIRMLENLRKTVSDVATAASNVATGSEEMSSTAQQLSQGATEQAAAAEESTSAMEEMASSVQQNADNARQTDKIASKASEDARSSGEAVGQTAQAMKEIAEKINIIEEIARKTDLLALNAAVEAARAGEHGKGFAVVASEVRKLAERSQTAAAEISRLTTDGVRLAEGAGHLLSRLVPDIQKTAELVREIAAASLEQSTGANQINKAMQQLDQVIQQNAAASEEMASTAEELSSQSEVLQASIGFFRTGGEQSARGPQKRRTRPAKTTVPGAALSGAKPSSASLAQMHSALSNGASIDLDSNLGNADARDREFSQYQE, encoded by the coding sequence ATGAAGAATTGGAAGATCGGCACACGAATCGGGGCAGGGTTTGGCGTTGTGATCGTCATAGCGCTCGTGCTGGGGCTGTTCGCCTACATGCAGGTGGACAGGATCAATGGGGCTTCGACCGAGGTTACGGCGAAGTCGTTGCCGGGTGTCTACGTCATCGGACAGATCCAGGCCAATACCCAAGCGGCGTACAGTTTGGAACTGCAGTACATCGTCAGCAGCGACAAGGACGAGACGGCGCGCCTGGACTCGGAGATCCAGGACCTAAGGAAGCGCATCACCGCGATGTACACCGAGTATGAGCACCGCGTGACAGAGGCGCGGGATCGAGAGCTGTTCGACCAACTGGAAGCGGCTCGAGCTGAGTATAACGGCGCGGCCGATGAGATCTTCAAAGTCGCGCGAAGAGGTACGCCCGACGCCGCCAAGCAGGCGTTGGAGATGGCCGGCCGGCAGAAGCCGGCATTCCGGCGGTACTTGGAGGCCAGCACGAACCTGGTGAGCTTCAACAAGGCGCAGGCCGACTCAGCCTCCCAAGTGGTCCAGTCATCCGTCGGGAGCGCGCGCATGGGCATCGTCGTAGGGCTGGCCGTAGCGATCCTGATGGCGATTTTCATTTCGGTGATTGTCGTGAGAAGCCTGACGAAACCGCTGGCGATCGCGGCCCAACTCGTACACCAGGTGGCGGAGGGGGACCTGACTCACAAGGCCGAGGTGGATTCGAAGGATGAGCTGGGGCAGATGTTGCGGGCTCTCAACGGAATGGTGGATGGTCTCAATGGCGCCGCGATGGTGGCCACTAGTATTTCGGAAGGCGACCTGACTGTGCAGGCCAACTCACGCTCGGAGCGGGACCGGTTGGGTCAGGCGCTGATCAGAATGCTGGAGAACCTGCGCAAGACCGTCTCCGATGTGGCTACCGCGGCAAGCAATGTCGCCACGGGTAGCGAGGAGATGAGTTCCACGGCACAGCAACTGTCGCAGGGTGCCACAGAGCAGGCCGCGGCGGCCGAGGAGAGTACATCGGCCATGGAAGAGATGGCGTCGAGCGTCCAGCAGAACGCCGACAACGCGCGGCAGACCGACAAGATTGCGTCGAAGGCCTCGGAGGATGCCCGGTCGAGCGGGGAAGCGGTGGGGCAAACCGCGCAGGCGATGAAAGAGATAGCGGAGAAGATCAACATCATTGAGGAGATTGCTCGCAAGACGGATCTCCTGGCGCTGAACGCGGCCGTGGAAGCGGCCCGGGCCGGTGAACATGGCAAGGGGTTCGCCGTGGTCGCTTCGGAAGTGAGAAAACTGGCCGAGCGTAGCCAGACGGCGGCAGCGGAGATCAGCCGCCTGACAACGGACGGAGTCCGGTTGGCCGAGGGGGCAGGGCATTTGCTGAGCCGGCTGGTGCCGGATATCCAGAAGACGGCCGAACTCGTCCGAGAGATTGCGGCAGCGAGCCTGGAGCAGAGCACTGGCGCAAACCAGATCAACAAGGCCATGCAGCAACTGGATCAGGTAATTCAGCAGAATGCCGCGGCGTCGGAAGAGATGGCTTCGACGGCGGAAGAGCTGTCGAGCCAATCGGAGGTGCTGCAGGCCAGCATTGGGTTCTTCAGAACGGGCGGGGAGCAAAGCGCCAGGGGCCCTCAGAAGCGACGAACCCGCCCGGCCAAGACGACAGTGCCTGGTGCCGCTCTCTCGGGGGCAAAGCCAAGCTCCGCCAGTTTGGCCCAGATGCACAGCGCACTCAGCAACGGGGCAAGCATTGACCTGGATAGCAACCTGGGTAACGCGGACGCTCGGGACCGGGAATTTTCCCAGTACCAGGAATAG
- a CDS encoding SpoIIE family protein phosphatase has product MSELAITAPDGSVRTVALDRGHLSLGRSGDNNLPFPEDDSLSRHHLLFEPSRDQWSVTDLGSKNGTFVNGVRVTGRHPLHPGDVISAGRVRLQFRAAGPPPVPSPAIFDEDTTPIRLTASTNLASVLSAHVAGVARSDRTISILLHAGRELAARRPLDELFPLILDLAIEAAGAERGIVLTLDNGQLTARASRGEGFRISSAVRDRVLKQRASLLIRDTSLEESLRDRRSIVTQSVRSFMAVPLQTEDRVFGLIYVDASEIVHSFTPGDLDLLTVISNVAAIRIEHERLAEIERMDRLHEAELEQAAHIQQGLLPAHPPDIPGIDLAGFNAACRTVGGDYFDYLLTPDDHLVLALGDVAGKGMPAALLMASLQARVTSLVESISSPSALVRSLNRGLSAYCPRNRFITFFLAILDPASGELTYTNAGHNPTILIRRDGQLELLTDGGPVLAIVPSFPYSEHKTQLCPGDLLFLYSDGLTEAEDAEGEEFGEARLVDLLRSSPATSAESLITAVRDAVQDWTGGRALADDLTMLAVRLS; this is encoded by the coding sequence ATGTCGGAATTGGCAATTACCGCGCCAGACGGGAGTGTGCGCACCGTCGCCCTCGACCGGGGCCACCTCTCTTTGGGACGGTCAGGCGACAACAACTTGCCCTTCCCGGAAGACGACTCGCTGTCGCGTCACCATCTCCTCTTCGAGCCTTCCCGCGACCAGTGGTCCGTCACCGATCTCGGCAGCAAGAACGGCACCTTCGTGAATGGTGTACGCGTGACCGGCCGCCACCCTCTGCATCCCGGCGACGTGATCTCGGCGGGACGGGTTCGTCTTCAGTTTCGAGCCGCAGGCCCGCCACCTGTGCCCTCGCCCGCCATCTTCGACGAAGACACAACGCCCATTCGCCTCACGGCCTCCACCAACCTCGCCAGTGTCCTATCGGCCCATGTCGCGGGCGTTGCGCGATCAGACCGTACCATCTCGATCCTGCTTCACGCCGGCCGTGAGCTGGCCGCTCGGCGTCCGCTGGACGAACTTTTCCCCCTCATCCTCGACCTGGCCATTGAGGCCGCCGGCGCCGAGCGCGGCATTGTCCTTACCCTCGACAACGGTCAACTCACGGCCCGCGCCTCCCGCGGGGAGGGTTTTCGTATCAGCAGCGCTGTCCGCGACCGCGTCCTAAAACAGCGTGCATCGCTGCTCATCCGCGATACCAGCCTGGAGGAGTCGCTCCGCGACCGCCGCAGCATCGTCACCCAGAGCGTACGTTCGTTCATGGCGGTGCCCCTCCAAACGGAGGACCGCGTCTTCGGCCTCATCTATGTCGACGCCAGCGAGATAGTGCACTCCTTCACGCCAGGCGACCTGGATCTCCTCACGGTCATCTCCAATGTGGCCGCCATCCGCATCGAACACGAGCGGCTCGCCGAGATCGAGCGCATGGACCGTCTGCACGAGGCCGAACTGGAGCAGGCCGCTCACATCCAACAGGGTCTGCTGCCTGCGCATCCGCCCGACATCCCGGGCATCGACCTGGCCGGCTTCAACGCCGCGTGCCGCACCGTCGGCGGTGACTATTTCGACTATCTCCTGACCCCGGACGACCATCTGGTTCTCGCCTTGGGTGATGTTGCGGGCAAAGGCATGCCGGCCGCCCTGCTCATGGCCAGTCTGCAGGCCCGTGTGACATCGCTGGTCGAGTCCATCAGTTCCCCGTCGGCCCTCGTTCGCAGCCTCAATCGCGGGCTCTCCGCCTATTGCCCGCGCAATCGGTTCATCACGTTTTTCCTGGCGATTCTGGATCCGGCGTCCGGAGAGCTCACCTATACCAACGCCGGCCACAACCCCACGATCCTCATCCGCCGCGACGGGCAACTCGAGTTACTGACCGACGGCGGCCCCGTTCTCGCCATCGTCCCTTCGTTCCCTTATTCCGAGCACAAGACGCAGCTCTGCCCCGGGGATCTCCTGTTTCTCTACAGCGATGGACTCACGGAAGCGGAAGACGCCGAGGGCGAAGAATTCGGCGAGGCCCGCCTGGTCGACCTCCTCCGCTCCTCCCCCGCGACTTCGGCGGAATCGCTCATCACAGCAGTGCGCGACGCCGTCCAGGATTGGACAGGCGGACGTGCCCTGGCCGACGACCTGACCATGCTTGCGGTCCGCCTGTCCTGA
- a CDS encoding chemotaxis protein CheW, whose amino-acid sequence MTESRQHMTFKLGDELFAIDVAQVREVLEVCQITKVPTAPPYMRGVVNVRGQATPVVDMRVRFGLPPSADTVHTRIIVMELELAGEPTVLGGIADSVHEVIELDAANTVPPPRIAMQWRNDFIQGMGRRGDDFIIILDVNAVFSSEDLAAAAEIGAAPDAAATR is encoded by the coding sequence ATGACCGAGAGCCGTCAACACATGACATTCAAGCTCGGAGACGAGCTGTTTGCGATCGACGTAGCGCAGGTGCGGGAGGTGCTGGAGGTCTGCCAGATCACAAAGGTACCCACGGCCCCGCCCTATATGCGCGGGGTAGTCAACGTCCGAGGTCAGGCAACGCCGGTCGTCGATATGCGCGTCAGGTTCGGACTGCCGCCCAGTGCCGACACCGTGCACACACGAATCATCGTCATGGAACTGGAGTTGGCAGGAGAGCCGACGGTGCTGGGCGGCATTGCCGACAGCGTACACGAGGTAATTGAGTTGGACGCCGCCAACACGGTTCCACCGCCTCGCATTGCGATGCAGTGGCGCAACGACTTCATTCAGGGGATGGGTAGGCGCGGCGATGACTTCATTATCATTCTCGATGTCAACGCCGTCTTCTCCTCCGAGGATCTCGCGGCGGCTGCCGAGATCGGTGCGGCGCCCGATGCCGCCGCAACCAGATAG
- a CDS encoding chemotaxis protein CheA, which yields MSHNPVETFLHEAEDLLAEIELAALSLAAEEQADETIHLLFRAFHTIKGSGAMCGLDAVSEFTHHIESLLALVRDGVVPVSGALADLVLKAKDQIRLLLTAELGGAAVPAGSSERLIAEARSFAGSSGGDQLLSSRAQVVAVEQGRTLGERAWKIEFRPHPSLFATGGNPISLLRDLARLGHCAVEAHLDQVPELDAIQPDRCYLWWTILLTSACDENAIRDVFIFVEDQSLLEIKCTSGETRPDDTRMAVPAAESSAGASQGEAPPPPKVTAREATVRVPSSRLDRLVNLVGELVMNQSRLAQAVAHHKLPELANPVQELERLVAELRDNVLGIRMLPIGTLFGRFRRLVHDLSAELGKEVDLVTEGAETELDKSILDQLGEPLVHCLRNCLDHAAEPPEEREALGKPRRVKVHLSATHTGSNVVVRVQDDGRGIDRAAVRAKAIEKQLIAADANLSDKELLGLVLLPGFSTAKQVTNVSGRGVGMDAVKRQIDALRGTLSLTSEAGQGTRICITLPLTLAIIEGLLIQVGDDQFIVPMAAVTENVELTVSQRERGNRRNVIAVRGDLVPYIDLRRMFSITGVAPPVEKVVIVQQEDQRVGLVVDCVLGTHQTVIQSLGTYYRSINVVSGATIMGDGRVALILDIAALVRLADRDRSPVKPPVRGRSLEPGLVA from the coding sequence GTGTCTCATAATCCGGTAGAGACGTTCCTCCACGAAGCGGAAGATCTGCTGGCGGAGATTGAACTGGCAGCGCTTTCGCTGGCCGCGGAAGAGCAGGCGGACGAGACTATTCATTTGCTCTTCCGCGCGTTCCATACGATCAAAGGTTCAGGCGCGATGTGTGGTCTGGATGCGGTGTCCGAGTTCACCCATCACATCGAGAGCCTGCTGGCCCTGGTGCGCGACGGCGTTGTCCCGGTATCTGGCGCTCTGGCGGACCTTGTGCTGAAGGCCAAGGATCAGATCCGGCTGCTGCTGACCGCGGAGCTGGGTGGAGCGGCGGTGCCGGCGGGGTCGAGCGAGAGGCTGATTGCCGAGGCGCGGAGCTTCGCGGGGTCGAGCGGCGGCGATCAACTGCTGTCGAGTAGAGCCCAGGTTGTGGCTGTTGAGCAGGGCCGGACTCTGGGTGAACGAGCATGGAAGATCGAATTTCGACCGCACCCGAGCCTGTTTGCCACCGGGGGCAACCCGATCTCGTTGCTGCGGGATCTGGCGCGGTTGGGGCATTGCGCAGTGGAGGCGCACCTCGACCAGGTGCCCGAGTTGGACGCGATCCAGCCGGACCGGTGCTACCTGTGGTGGACCATTCTGCTCACGAGCGCTTGTGATGAGAACGCAATCCGGGACGTGTTCATTTTCGTGGAAGATCAGAGTCTGCTGGAGATCAAATGCACCAGCGGCGAGACGCGCCCTGATGACACCCGGATGGCGGTCCCTGCGGCGGAGTCCAGCGCTGGTGCAAGTCAAGGAGAGGCTCCTCCTCCGCCTAAGGTAACGGCCAGGGAGGCGACGGTTCGCGTGCCATCGAGCCGGCTGGACCGGCTGGTGAATCTGGTGGGCGAACTGGTGATGAACCAGTCGCGGCTGGCCCAGGCGGTAGCGCATCACAAGCTGCCGGAACTGGCCAATCCGGTGCAGGAACTGGAGCGGTTGGTTGCGGAGTTGCGCGACAACGTCCTGGGTATTCGCATGCTCCCCATTGGCACGCTATTCGGGCGGTTTCGGCGGCTGGTTCATGATCTTTCGGCGGAGCTCGGCAAGGAAGTGGATCTGGTAACGGAGGGTGCGGAGACCGAACTGGACAAGAGCATTCTCGACCAATTGGGTGAGCCGTTGGTGCATTGTCTTCGCAATTGCCTCGACCATGCCGCCGAGCCGCCGGAAGAGCGCGAGGCGCTGGGCAAACCGAGGCGAGTGAAGGTCCACCTTTCCGCTACACACACGGGCTCGAATGTTGTGGTCCGCGTGCAGGACGACGGGCGAGGCATAGATCGGGCGGCCGTGCGGGCCAAGGCGATTGAGAAGCAGTTGATTGCCGCGGATGCCAACCTGAGCGACAAGGAACTGCTTGGACTGGTTCTGTTGCCTGGGTTCTCGACGGCCAAGCAGGTGACGAATGTGTCCGGGCGCGGGGTGGGCATGGACGCCGTGAAGCGGCAGATCGATGCCTTGCGCGGCACCCTCTCGCTGACCAGCGAGGCAGGCCAAGGTACCAGAATCTGCATTACCTTGCCCTTGACCCTGGCCATCATCGAGGGGCTGTTGATTCAGGTTGGCGACGATCAATTCATCGTTCCGATGGCGGCGGTCACTGAGAATGTCGAGCTGACGGTCTCTCAGAGGGAGCGAGGCAACCGGCGAAATGTGATTGCGGTGCGGGGTGATCTGGTTCCCTACATCGACTTACGGCGAATGTTCAGCATCACTGGTGTTGCTCCTCCGGTTGAAAAAGTGGTGATCGTGCAACAGGAAGACCAACGCGTGGGACTGGTTGTGGATTGCGTACTGGGTACCCATCAGACCGTTATCCAGTCGCTGGGTACGTACTACCGAAGCATCAACGTCGTATCAGGCGCAACGATCATGGGCGATGGGCGAGTGGCGTTGATTCTCGACATTGCCGCGCTTGTGCGCCTGGCGGACCGGGACCGGAGCCCGGTCAAGCCACCCGTGAGGGGGCGTTCTCTGGAACCGGGTCTTGTGGCGTGA
- a CDS encoding aspartate aminotransferase family protein, giving the protein MDNVVSPTQAVMDLERAYLLQNYGRYPLVLKRGRGCWLTDLEGKRYLDLISGIGVNSLGYAHPRILRVMKEQAGLLIHSSNLYYHEYQGALAKKLCETSGLQRTFFCNSGTESIEGAIKMAHSHGRRIDPGKYEIVALENSFHGRTIGALSITGQPKYRNDFEPLMPGVKFVNMDDEAGLEAAVTDKTAAVFVETIQGEGGIYPMPAELLRKVRMLTERHNALLVFDEIQCGIGRPGTHFAYQLHEPAILPDIVTMAKPIACGLPLGAILCNEKAAASISPGMHGTTFGGGALACRVALEFYDILEELLPQMRRVSAYFFDGLRALQKKHAIVKDVRGFGLMIGVEIDFPCKHFVKQGMELGMLFNVTHENVVRMLPPYVLTEKEVDRALTGLSRVFRNGKPQQ; this is encoded by the coding sequence ATGGACAACGTGGTTTCGCCGACGCAGGCGGTGATGGATCTGGAGCGCGCGTATCTTTTGCAGAACTACGGGCGCTATCCACTGGTGCTGAAAAGAGGTAGGGGCTGCTGGCTGACCGATCTGGAAGGCAAGCGCTACCTGGACCTGATTTCGGGCATCGGTGTGAACTCTCTGGGCTACGCCCATCCGCGAATTCTACGAGTGATGAAGGAGCAGGCGGGCCTGCTGATTCACAGCTCAAATCTGTACTATCACGAATATCAAGGTGCGCTCGCGAAGAAGTTGTGTGAGACCAGCGGGCTGCAGCGGACGTTCTTCTGCAACTCCGGTACTGAATCCATCGAAGGGGCTATCAAGATGGCCCATTCCCACGGGCGGCGCATCGACCCTGGGAAGTACGAGATCGTGGCGTTGGAGAACAGCTTTCACGGCCGGACGATCGGGGCGTTGTCGATCACGGGCCAGCCGAAGTACCGCAATGACTTCGAGCCGCTGATGCCTGGTGTGAAGTTCGTCAACATGGACGACGAGGCCGGGTTGGAAGCGGCGGTGACGGACAAGACGGCGGCGGTGTTTGTGGAGACGATCCAAGGGGAAGGCGGGATCTATCCGATGCCGGCGGAGCTGCTGCGGAAGGTCAGAATGCTGACCGAGCGGCACAACGCCCTGCTAGTGTTCGACGAGATTCAGTGCGGCATCGGGCGTCCCGGCACGCATTTTGCGTACCAACTGCATGAGCCGGCGATCCTTCCCGATATCGTGACGATGGCCAAGCCGATTGCGTGCGGACTGCCTCTGGGTGCGATTCTCTGCAACGAGAAGGCCGCGGCGTCGATCAGCCCGGGCATGCACGGCACGACGTTCGGCGGTGGGGCCTTGGCCTGCCGGGTGGCGCTGGAGTTCTACGACATTCTGGAGGAGCTGCTGCCCCAGATGCGGCGTGTGAGCGCCTATTTCTTCGACGGACTGCGGGCGCTGCAGAAGAAGCACGCCATCGTCAAAGACGTGCGCGGGTTTGGGCTGATGATCGGGGTGGAGATCGATTTCCCGTGCAAGCACTTCGTGAAGCAGGGCATGGAGTTAGGCATGCTTTTCAACGTCACCCACGAGAACGTCGTCAGGATGCTGCCGCCCTACGTCCTGACGGAGAAGGAAGTCGATAGAGCGTTGACGGGGCTGTCGCGCGTCTTCCGCAACGGCAAGCCGCAGCAATAA